DNA from Daucus carota subsp. sativus chromosome 1, DH1 v3.0, whole genome shotgun sequence:
CTATATATCTTTGAACTTCAACATATGTCGGTAAATTCTTCCACATATGCGAGTAAATCCTCCCACATCAGGCATTCTTTCTTCACAATTGCTAGAACGTGGAGATGAGAGATTTGCTCGGTTCTTAGATAATTCCGAGGTGTACTGTTGTAATGCTTCAGGGATGTTTTGCAGAGTCTGACCACGGAAAAGGTCGgctaaaattgattttttcaTCTCTAGCTGaaatgtaatttaaaaaattaagaagaaaaatcaagaaatcacAATTTTTTAAATCGAGAATAATATAGTCATCTCACAAGTGAAATTTACCCTCAACATAATgagcataaaattaatatttttaaattatgaagcTAATCATACCTCCTCTTTTAAACGGATATTTTCTGCTCTTAGGTTGCTTCTTGGTCTGTAAAAGAGCCACTACATTTGTGGCACCTACTTCTTCTCAAGGCCTCGGTACAATGTTGAATTTAAGCTCAATGCATTGAATTCTCGGACAAAAGAGCGACCTTTTTCTCGTGTTCACTTTGATtctagaaaattttaataagtgaATTTGATAGGACAAAGGGGGAGACAAAATATCATGTAAATAGATAAGAAACAACATCCCCAAATAACATATTGAGGCATGTGTTACCGgataaattatatcattaatacgaaccataaaatatcaaatatagaacagtaataattaaacaaaaacacCATTAATACCTTTAGTTGAGTGCGCTTGTTTTGGAACCAGAACTTAACCTGAGTGGGGTCTAACCCTGAGCTCATTGCAAGGTCATTTCTTTGGTTCTGGTCAGGGTGTGGATAGTCCTTTAAGTagctatttttaaaaacaaagaaaacaaaatttaggTCATTGTCTAAAAATATGAGAAGAAAATGGCATCAAGTTGTCCTCGGAATCCACTACCAAGCAATCTCTTCACTGTCTTCAGTACTTATatgcaaaaatataatatatacactaattgGTGAGTTACTGAGAACAAAGGAGAGGAACTATATATCTTAACATACAAATGAATTGAACTTTCAGATGCTACAATGGAATAGGGAAGACCATGagtatataaaaaatgtatgacATTTGGTATATAACAAATGAGGGAGTAAGAAAGTCTTACATTTCCATTGCATTGATTTGCTCCTGATTGTGGCGATAGTTCCTCCTTTTCTTCCCTCTAGCAGACTGCGAAGTGCCAGCAGGAGGAAGACCTTCAGTATCGGCAGCAGCAAGAAGAGAATCAACACCATCACTAACTGCGGCAGCAGCAAGAAGATCGCAGCAACACTTGACTTGTCGAACACTCAGTTTCCTATCCATATAAATGACATGTCAATTCCGCTCCTCTCCTACAAACTTTACTGAAATTATAGAGTCCTCTAAATCGTAATTTGAATTTCCTAAATAAGAGAACTCGACAAGAATATTTGACTTTATGACAAGCTTAAGAATGCAGTACAGGAAAAGAATGTGGTACTGAAATCTTGTTAACAACTCTACTTTCTTGTATGGAGCTTTAGCATTTGGAAGGCTAAACAGACTTTTCAAAATGTAGTAGTATTGACTTCTCGACATCTTACGTAGAATTTTTAGAACTCCAAAAATTCATGGAACTTCAACTTTATTCTTCGTTCTTTAATGGCATGTTCCAGATGATCTTCTTCTGGAGAATTTCTTTGTTGTAGTCAAGCCAttatgaagaaaaaattactcgAGTAGGGTCTTTAACTATTTTGATTACAAATCTACTACATAATCCTAAGTACATAGTCATGGACAAATACAACTGCTTATGGTTGTCAATGTGACTTAGTCCATGCATGCTTTGTCTAACATATCACAACTCACTCCCCTGAACACCACAATGGAATGGGGTTTTTAGAAGCACAAATTGCATCTTGTTGAACATGTTATCAACGATGATGAGTcatgcatgttgatcttttaaTTAGTTTCTGTGTTTACATCTTGGAAATATTAACATATTGTTGTGTTCAATGTTCATTAGACAATAAGTGATGAAGtcctaatttcaaaaatatgattgCTTTTCTTTTTTGCATTTTATGTGTTGTTAATGTCACTAAAAGTGCCGAGTGGGCTTGAAGTTTACTTTAGTCGGTTTATCCTCTCCTTCTATTTTACACATTCTGCATCACATCCAAGTATAGACTGCTTCtctaaactaatattatattcaaatagcTACTTGTTTGCATTAATCTGGGTATAAAATTCTTCAACTAACTAAAACAACtctcatttaaaaatatattgaaaacaaTGTTTGTATTCTTCCAAAgaaatttttgtataaatatatgtcTTTGAACTTCAACATATGTCAATAAATTCTTCGACATATACTACTAAATCCTCCCACATCAGGCATGCTTTCTTCACAATGGTTAGAACGTGAAAGTGCGCATAAATTCCTGACATGTTAAATATAGTCTTTTTAGGAGAAAAAAATAGCCTACCAATATTGGATGTTAATGAAAATAAACTATGTACCtatttcaagcatttttatgaTGCGGAAATGAGAGGTTTGCTCCGTTCTGAGATAACTCGGAGGTGTATTGTTGTAATTCTTTTGGGAGGTCTTGCGGATTCTGACCGTGCAAAAGGTTTGCTAAAATTGATTTTCGCATCTCTAGCTGaaatgtaatttaaaaaattaagagaaagaaaatcaagataACACGATTTGTTAATTTAAGAATAATATAGTCATCTCACAAGTGAGATTTATGGTCAACTTAATgagcataaaattaatattttttaatttgtgaaGCTAATCATACCTCTTCTTTTAAACGGATATTTTCTCTTCTTAGATTGTTTTCTTGGTCCATTAAACTGCCACTACATTCATGGCACCTACTTCTTCTCAAGGCCTCGGTAGAATGTTGAATTTCAGCTCGAAGCATTGAATTCTCCGAGAGAAGAGCGACCTTTTTCTCGTGTTCACTTTGATTCTAGAAAAATTTAACAGGTGAATTTGATAGGTCAAAGGCGGagacaaaatatatatcatcgaAATAGATATGAAAAAACATCCCATAATAACATATAGAGGCATGTGTGTTACAagctaaattatattattagtacGAACCATAAAATACCAACATATAGAACAGTAATAAACAAAAACACCATTAATTAATACCTTTAGTTGAGTGCGCTTGTTTTGGAACCAGAACTTAACTTGAGTGGGATCTAAGCCTAAGCTCATTGCAAGGTCATTTCTTTGGTTCTGGTCAGGGTGTGGATGGTCCTTGAAGTAGctatatttaaaacaaagaacacAAAATTTAGGGCATTgtctaaatatgagaataaaatggCATGTCTTCAGTACTTATatgcaaaaatataatatatacactaattgGTGAGTAACTGAGAACAAAGGAGAAGAACTATTTTAACATACAAATGAATTGAACTTTCAGATGCTACAATGGACTAGGGGAGAACATGagtatataaaatatgtatgaCATTTGGTATATAATAAATGAGGGAGTAAGAAAGTCTTACATTTCCATTGCATTGATTTGCTCCTGATTGTGGCGATAGTTCCTCCTTTTATTCCCTCCAGCAGACTGGGAAGAGCCTGCAGCAGGAGCAAGACCTTGAGTATCGGCAGCAGCAAGAAGTGCGTCAACACCATCACTAACTGCGGCAGCAGCAAGAAGTGCATCAACACCATCACTAACTGCGGCAGCAGCAAGAAGTGCCTCAACACCATCACTAACTGCGGCAGCAGCAAGAAGTGCATCAACACCATCAATAGCACCAAACCCTCCTGTTTCCCTTTtgttttgctccatttcaaTCTGTCCCTTTGACCAGATATATTAGTTAGCTGTGTGCCTAAATGGGCAACCCACATCTGTGTCTTTGTAAGTATACACTCAAATCAAATTCACAAAAGAAATACAGATAACACATAAACAAAACTAGCAAAACTTCACCAGAGTATTAGTTTAGTAAGCTGTAAGGGTTATTGTCTAATACAATTAATATCAAATGTAACCGTGCAAATATTATGAGCACACAATTaacaatcaaatataatatatgtcaaCGATGGTGCACAAAATGATTAAATCTTTAACAATGGATTCGATCTGTATAGCAGACAACAAGTAAATTAAGAAATCTAAGAATATGCATCTTTTGGAGAGACGGATTACTTCATTCCAATTATGTCTAAAATCATGAAATTGAAGagaaatttcttttaaaaatcaatagaGCTTCTTCTCttctaaaaatgatacaatCTCTTAGTTTCATAGAAATAAATTATTAGAGAACAAAGAAcaagaaaatgaaatgaaaataaaacttTTAGATGATATACCTTTTAACAAAGCACGTAATGAAAATTGAAGACGACGATAAATAAAACTTAGAGCTTTCAAGAGAAACAGAACAATACAATGACGCCCTtcatttgtatgtatatataaaagagaaagaACATTCTAGATAATTTCTAATATTTGttaatgatatatattcaaCTCTTCCTTATTTCTTTTTTGTACATGTAATAAATtcttttgaattattattttggaatattctaatttttatattaaaattttgaatattcacATGTAGAAATTTTATTCATCACAATATAGGACATCTTATTGgatgaaatatttttgaataaaatatatcaatataatcaCTTGGTTTAAAAGTTAGAAAAGTGTTGTCAAGATTATAATTGTGGAGTTAATATAATGGGTTTAAAAGTTGTGACTTTAAGAAAAAtgattcttttattattattttactctTTTTAATACATCCGTGATCAGAGTGTTGTATGACCAATTACAGCTTTGATATTTTTAAAcctaacataaaatatatattaaaattaatatattttaattgtaatCACTAAGATATATACCgtaaaaaaaagtttataatatatgtttattatcATAAACTAATCAAAgtaacaaatttattataataatttttattttaataaggtaaaacatatttataatatatatttatgtaaaatatcaaaagcaTATTTGTGCGGGTAGTTTTTAGAAATGAGTGGGTAGGGGTTGAAATTTTACGAGGGAGGTCGGGAGATTGGGGATAAAAATATGACTTCACAAATCTCTCCTCTCAACTTATTTTTCCTCTCAATGAATTGAAATTGAATATCATGTAGTTGAATTTAAAGGGTTCATGTCCAATTAGGTTAGAGCAACACTTTCAAGGTTCAACTAAGTGATTTGGGCTCCATTTAGcttgtaataatatattagtgTCCGTCAAAACTACTACAACCTGCATTTATGTCTTTTAAACTAACATAATATTGATAATGATGTTTGTATTCTTACAAAacaattttggttttaatatatatatatatctttgaaCTTCAACATTTCTCAATAAATTCTTCCACATATACTAGTAAATCCTCCCATGAGGCATGCTTTCTTCACAATAGCTAGAACCCGAAAGTGCACATGAACTATGTACCtatttcaagcatttttatcatGCGGAAATGAGAGGTTTGCTCGGTTATGAGATAATTGGGAGGTGTAATGTTGTAATGCCGGTTATGAGATAATTGGGAGGTGTAATGTTGTAATGCTATAGGGATAGTCTGACCACGTAAAAGGTATGCTAAAATTGATTTTTGCATCTCTAGCTGaaatgtaatttaaaaaatcaagaagaaaaatcaagataacacatttttttaaattgtgaatAATATAGTCATCTCACAAGTGAGATTTACGGTCAACATAATGAGCaccaaattaatatttttaatttattgctAATCATACCTTCTCTTTTAGATGGACATTTTCTGTTTTAGGCTGTTTTCTTCGTCCGTAAAAGAGCCACTACATTTGTGGAACCCTGCTTCTCTTCTCAAGGCCTCACAATGTTCAATTTCGGATCGAAGCATTGAATTCTCATATAAAAGAGCGACCTTTTTCTCGTATTCACTTTGATTCCAGAAAAATTTAATAGGTGAATTTGATAGGGCAAAGGTGGAGACTACATATCATGTAAATAGATAACGAACAACATCCCAAAATAACATATAGAGGCATGTGTTACAagctaaattatattattagtgcCAACTATAAAATACCATGCAACATTTTAAATAGTATTAAACAAAAGCACCAATAATACCTTTAGTTGAGTGTGCTTATTTTGAAACCAGAACCTAACCTGAGGGGCATCACCAGAAGAAACATCAAGAGAAAGACCTTCAGTACCGGCAGCAGCAACAAGAGCATCAACACCATCACTAGCTGCGGCAGCAGCAAGAAGAGCAGCAACACCATCAATAGAAGCAGCACCAACACCCCCATAACCACCAGATCGGCCTGGGGCCGCACCAGACCCTCCTGTTTCCCTTTtgttttgctccatttcaaTCTCTACAACTCCACATATCTCTCCTCTCATCTTATCTCTCCTCTCAATGAATTGGAATTGTATATGTGGCTGAATTTAAAGGGTTCGTGTCGAATTAGCTAGGTTGGAGCAACACTTCCAAGGGTTCAACTAAGTGGATTTTTGCTCCATTTAGCTTGTAATTATATATGAGCGTCGGTCACAACAACTACAACCCGCATTTATGTCCCATTATGAGGTAAAAATTCTCTTGCATCTCCAATTCAAACTCAaaccaaatattttattttccttaAATCTTGGCACACTCTAGGTTTTTCTTGAGAAAAACCCCACACCTTCCTTTTCTTGAAACTTACATTTAAATATGGTATTCTTGAGTGCTCTAAAGTTACATAATAAAAACTAGGAGTGATGGATTTATACACTAGCACATGCACTCATTACAAAATTTCCTAAACAAGCTCATGAGAGAATGCACTACCGTTTTATGTATTGGTTAAATAGTAAATTGTGACTTGAaccataatatattttctgttaAACTGTCTTGTTCATCTTCATCCGGTTCATTGATCTTTTAGTAAGCTTCACGTTTGTATTGTTGCTTTGCCACATGTATATTCCTAATTTAAAAAAgaggattttttattttattttttgcattTTGTGGGTTGTTAATGTCTATAAAAGTGCCGAGTGGGCTTGAATTTTACTTTAGCATCGAATGTCTTTCTCTCAATTCACTTTCATATCAAATCTTTTTATTGCCGGCTACTTAGTTAGGCCTACTAGTTTGTTATGTTGTCATAGGTGCACTCATATCATTATTTCAAGCTGTTGAAGAAAAAATGATCATGTGTCTTGTTCATGGCATTAGTGACAAGAAGACAATTGGTGCTAGAACATTAGTTAAGGTCATTTCTAGCCGTTGAATTCGTTTGAGTATGTTATCATTTTAATTATCCTCTCCTTCTATTTTACAAATTCTGCATTACGTCCAAGTATAGATTTCTTTTTCTAaactaatataatattcaaatagCTCGTGAGCATTGATCTCGGTATAAAATTCTTCAACCAACTACAAcaattctcattttaaaatatattgataatgATGTTTGTATTCTTCCAAAGCAATTTttgtataactatatatatctttgaACTTCAACATATGTCGGTAAATTCTTCCACATATGCGAGTAAATCCTCCCACATCAGGCATTCTTTCTTCACAATTGCTAGAACGTGGAGATGAGAGATTTGCTCGGTTCTTAGATAATTCCGAGGTGTACTGTTGTAATGCTTCAGGGATGTTTTGCAGAGTCTGACCACGGAAAAGGTCGgctaaaattgattttttcaTCTCTAGCTGaaatgtaatttaaaaaattaagaagaaaaatcaagaaatcacAATTTTTTAAATCGAGAATAATATAGTCATCTCACAAGTGAAATTTACCCTCAACATAATgagcataaaattaatatttttaaattatgaagcTAATCATACCTCCTCTTTTAAACGGATATTTTCTGCTCTTAGGTTGCTTCTTGGTCTGTAAAAGAGCCACTACATTTGTGGCACCTACTTCTTCTCAAGGCCTCGGTACAATGTTGAATTTAAGCTCAATGCATTGAATTCTCGGACAAAAGAGCGACCTTTTTCTCGTGTTCACTTTGATtctagaaaattttaataagtgaATTTGATAGGACAAAGGGGGAGACAAAATATCATGTAAATAGATAAGAAACAACATCCCCAAATAACATATTGAGGCATGTGTTACCGgataaattatatcattaatacgaaccataaaatatcaaatatagaacagtaataattaaacaaaaacacCATTAATACCTTTAGTTGAGTGCGCTTGTTTTGGAACCAGAACTTAACCTGAGTGGGGTCTAACCCTGAGCTCATTGCAAGGTCATTTCTTTGGTTCTGGTCAGGGTGTGGATAGTCCTTTAAGTagctatttttaaaaacaaagaaaacaaaatttaggTCATTGTCTAAAAATATGAGAAGAAAATGGCATCAAGTTGTCCTCGGAATCCACTACCAAGCAATCTCTTCACTGTCTTCAGTACTTATatgcaaaaatataatatatacactaattgGTGAGTTACTGAGAACAAAGGAGAGGAACTATATATCTTAACATACAAATGAATTGAACTTTCAGATGCTACAATGGAATAGGGAAGACCATGagtatataaaaaatgtatgacATTTGGTATATAACAAATGAGGGAGTAAGAAAGTCTTACATTTCCATTGCATTGATTTGCTCCTGATTGTGGCGATAGTTCCTCCTTTTCTTCCCTCTAGCAGACTGCGAAGTGCCAGCAGGAGGAAGACCTTCAGTATCGGCAGCAGCAAGAAGAGAATCAACACCATCACTAACTGCGGCAGCAGCAAGAAGATCGCAGCAACACTTGACTTGTCGAACACTCAGTTTCCTATCCATATAAATGACATGTCAATTCCGCTCCTCTCCTACAAACTTTACTGAAATTATAGAGTCCTCTAAATCGTAATTTGAATTTCCTAAATAAGAGAACTCGACAAGAATATTTGACTTTATGACAAGCTTAAGAATGCAGTACAGGAAAAGAATGT
Protein-coding regions in this window:
- the LOC135150344 gene encoding homeobox-leucine zipper protein HDG3-like, with the protein product MDRKLSVRQVKCCCDLLAAAAVSDGVDSLLAAADTEGLPPAGTSQSARGKKRRNYRHNQEQINAMEIYLKDYPHPDQNQRNDLAMSSGLDPTQVKFWFQNKRTQLKLEMKKSILADLFRGQTLQNIPEALQQYTSELSKNRANLSSPRSSNCEERMPDVGGFTRICGRIYRHMLKFKDI
- the LOC135150352 gene encoding homeobox-leucine zipper protein ROC1-like encodes the protein MRGEICGVVEIEMEQNKRETGGSGAAPGRSGGYGGVGAASIDGVAALLAAAAASDGVDALVAAAGTEGLSLDVSSGDAPQGQIEMEQNKRETGGFGAIDGVDALLAAAAVSDGVEALLAAAAVSDGVDALLAAAAVSDGVDALLAAADTQGLAPAAGSSQSAGGNKRRNYRHNQEQINAMEIYFKDHPHPDQNQRNDLAMSLGLDPTQVKFWFQNKRTQLKNQSEHEKKVALLSENSMLRAEIQHSTEALRRSRCHECSGSLMDQENNLRRENIRLKEELEMRKSILANLLHGQNPQDLPKELQQYTSELSQNGANLSFPHHKNA
- the LOC135150357 gene encoding homeobox-leucine zipper protein ROC2-like — its product is MDRKLSVRQVKCCCDLLAAAAVSDGVDSLLAAADTEGLPPAGTSQSARGKKRRNYRHNQEQINAMEIYLKDYPHPDQNQRNDLAMSSGLDPTQVKFWFQNKRTQLKLEMKKSILADLFRGQTLQNIPEALQQYTSELSKNRANLSSPRSSNCEERMPDVGGFTRICGRIYRHMLKFKDIYSYTKIALEEYKHHYQYILK